The proteins below are encoded in one region of Accipiter gentilis chromosome 12, bAccGen1.1, whole genome shotgun sequence:
- the CASP6 gene encoding caspase-6 isoform X2, with translation MSGSERRRPAGHIQLDSRPTLTTTDGNQNITEVDALDTRLDPAVQYKMNHQRRGIALIFNHEHFFWHLRLPDRRGTLADRNNLKCTLTDLGFEVRHFDDLKAEDVLRKIYEASKDDHSNADCFVCVFLSHGENDHVYAYDAQIKIETITDMFRGDKCQSLVGKPKIFIIQACRGDKHDDPVIARDSIDGSDESIVNETEVDAAGVYTLPAGADFIMCYSVAQGYFSHRETVNGSWYIQDLCEALKKHGSSLEFTELLTVVNRKVSHRRVDMCRDINAIGKKQIPCFASMLTKKLYFHPKSK, from the exons GCCACATCCAGTTGGACAGCAGACCTACTTTAACCACCACAG ATGGAAATCAGAACATCACAGAAGTAGATGCACTTGATACAAG ACTTGATCCTGCAGTGCAATACAAGATGAACCATCAAAGAAGAGGAATTGCGTTAATCTTCAATCACGAACACTTTTTTTGGCATTTAAGGCTGCCAGACAGACGTGGGACTCTTGCAGACAGAAACAATCTGAAATGCAC TTTGACAGACCTTGGATTTGAAGTCAGACATTTTGATGATCTGAAAGCAGAAGATGTGCTGCGGAAAATTTATGAAG CCTCTAAGGATGACCACAGTAATGCTGACTGCTTTGTTTGTGTGTTCCTGAGTCACGGTGAGAATGATCATGTTTACGCATATGATGCACAAATCAAAATTGAGACAATCACAGACATGTTCAGAGGAGACAAGTGCCAGAGTCTGGTAGGAAAGCCGAAGATATTTATCATTCAG GCGTGTCGAGGTGATAAACATGATGATCCAGTTATTGCTCGGGATTCAATAGACGGTAGTGATGAATCCATTGTCAATGAGACGGAAGTGGATGCAGCTGGTGTATACACCCTGCCTGCTGGTGCAGACTTTATCATGTGCTACTCTGTGGCACAAG GTTACTTTTCTCATCGTGAAACTGTAAATGGTTCCTGGTACATTCAAGATTTGTGTGAGGCACTTAAGAAGCACGGCTCTTCCTTGGAGTTCACAGAACTTCTTACTGTTGTTAACAGGAAAGTATCTCATCGCAGAGTGGATATGTGCAGAGACATTAATGCtataggaaaaaaacagattcCTTGTTTTGCCTCAATGTTAActaaaaaactgtattttcatcCAAAATCTAAGTAG
- the CASP6 gene encoding caspase-6 isoform X1, which produces MSGSERRRPAGHIQLDSRPTLTTTDGNQNITEVDALDTRQTLDPAVQYKMNHQRRGIALIFNHEHFFWHLRLPDRRGTLADRNNLKCTLTDLGFEVRHFDDLKAEDVLRKIYEASKDDHSNADCFVCVFLSHGENDHVYAYDAQIKIETITDMFRGDKCQSLVGKPKIFIIQACRGDKHDDPVIARDSIDGSDESIVNETEVDAAGVYTLPAGADFIMCYSVAQGYFSHRETVNGSWYIQDLCEALKKHGSSLEFTELLTVVNRKVSHRRVDMCRDINAIGKKQIPCFASMLTKKLYFHPKSK; this is translated from the exons GCCACATCCAGTTGGACAGCAGACCTACTTTAACCACCACAG ATGGAAATCAGAACATCACAGAAGTAGATGCACTTGATACAAG ACAAACACTTGATCCTGCAGTGCAATACAAGATGAACCATCAAAGAAGAGGAATTGCGTTAATCTTCAATCACGAACACTTTTTTTGGCATTTAAGGCTGCCAGACAGACGTGGGACTCTTGCAGACAGAAACAATCTGAAATGCAC TTTGACAGACCTTGGATTTGAAGTCAGACATTTTGATGATCTGAAAGCAGAAGATGTGCTGCGGAAAATTTATGAAG CCTCTAAGGATGACCACAGTAATGCTGACTGCTTTGTTTGTGTGTTCCTGAGTCACGGTGAGAATGATCATGTTTACGCATATGATGCACAAATCAAAATTGAGACAATCACAGACATGTTCAGAGGAGACAAGTGCCAGAGTCTGGTAGGAAAGCCGAAGATATTTATCATTCAG GCGTGTCGAGGTGATAAACATGATGATCCAGTTATTGCTCGGGATTCAATAGACGGTAGTGATGAATCCATTGTCAATGAGACGGAAGTGGATGCAGCTGGTGTATACACCCTGCCTGCTGGTGCAGACTTTATCATGTGCTACTCTGTGGCACAAG GTTACTTTTCTCATCGTGAAACTGTAAATGGTTCCTGGTACATTCAAGATTTGTGTGAGGCACTTAAGAAGCACGGCTCTTCCTTGGAGTTCACAGAACTTCTTACTGTTGTTAACAGGAAAGTATCTCATCGCAGAGTGGATATGTGCAGAGACATTAATGCtataggaaaaaaacagattcCTTGTTTTGCCTCAATGTTAActaaaaaactgtattttcatcCAAAATCTAAGTAG